CTCTGGTGATTTGGATGACAAGCCATCCAAATAATGAACCGACAATGAAGGTGAGAAGGATATTGATTGGCATAAACCACCTGCACGCATGAACAGAAGTGACTATTACCTCTCTATTTTTCTCCAGATGGACTTAAAATAGAGAAATATCCtgaacaattagataaaagacaAGTCCTAGCCATTCACTAAAATATAACATTGTTGTTGACTCCTAAGTATATATTTCCAATGTGCGTCTTTTGAGGAAACAAATGGAAAAGCATGCAAGTTCAGATCATATGCAACCAAATGAACCAGAAATGAATATTTAATACAAGCATCATAGTGGTTATCTGAAGCAAAAAAACATCAGTCGTTGAGGTCCAAGGATTATTTGGCAAGCAATGATGTGGGGCTATAACAAACGTATACAAGGATAATGTCATAGAAATGCAAGCGGAGCAATGTAAAATGGTGTATAAGAAATTAAGAATGTAGCCTATTCTTGAGTATTACAATTGTGATAGAAGAGAAACAAGTAGAATTGCTGAGAGTAAAGGCTCCTTTATTTGACCATGAAAAGGTAGCAGTCATGTTAGTAGAAGTGCTATAAGTAATGATACATCCAAATGTATCCATATTCAGTTTCCAGGGATTCACATTTTTTCGCCATATTTTGTACTGCAACTAACAAAACCCTGAGCGAAGTTGCACACAGACATCTGGATAAACTTTATGCTTTATAGTAATCATTATCTATGCCAAGAAGCGTTGCTGCTAAGAGGGCTTGGACTAATTTAAGAACCAATGAGAAAGAAAGGTCATTTAAGCCAATCCTTAAGGATGGAAGGCAGGCTTATATATTTTATGCTTATAATGGTCTCGAAATCATTTAGAGAGAAAATAGAAATAAGAATTAGGCAAAACCAGAAGATGCAGAAGTATCGGTAAAAGAAAGTAGGAGGGTGCTGGAGTTTCATCAATTACATTGAATGACAATTTTGCTATTAGGAACAGGGGCAAAGATAAATAGAAAACCTACAATAAAACCATGCTCTCCATAGTGATTGTTCGAGCCAAATTGGTTGACACAAGAGCTGGATTAAATACAAAAAACACGACCTGCATGAAAACAGAGTTTAGCAGTTATCTTAAgagaaaaattataataaattaattaataaaacagGAAACACAGGGGTGTATAGTGCGCTCGACAATAAATTAGGGAGAAATTGTGAGGGCTAGCTTGTAGGAATCCTCTTTTCATGCTCATGTTATGGGAATAACATTGGTAGGGTGCAAAAGTACAGGGATTTAGCAGCGTGGTTGATGAAAAGGAGATGGTGTGGCCAAATTGAAGCAGAACCGGCATGCAGCATGTCCAAACAGATGTTGCTTCCTGTGCTTTCACTAACTAAGAAATCACTTCAGAAAATAAAGATTTCTTTTCGCTTAATCTGTCCAACCGAGCCTTTTCCTTTTTATGAGAAAAAGACCGTCTTATTTATATCAAACCACAGAATTTACAAACAGCAAGAAAAACTAGAGCTTCTGCCAACAAAAATGTGCATGTTTAGTACCCCGGTAAGAGCACAAGTCTGGAATAACTACCACAACTTACATTATTCAAATGCTTTCTTGCATCTTCGCTCAGAATTCCAACATTACTTGTTGCGAGAAATGATCCAACACCAGTCACCAGAAGAACATTCATAACCGGCACCGTTGCAGTGATAAAGAGTTCCAAAAAACCCATATCTTGGTATCCTTATCAGCACAGTTTTTCCCCTCCCCTCTCTGTAAACAAAGATCTCATATCAGTATCTTACTTTGCAAAAATATTAAGCACTCAAACAATGAAACTTTGCAGCATAAGAGCATGTCTCCCTTCTGTCAGAAAGTATCCGCATAAATTAATGAAACCAAACAGTTTCGAATTGGCTTTCGTTGATCTTAACTGgagtttttcctttttctacATTCATTAAGCATTAAGCATATACTTTGTGGGTTGGCAGTAAATCATAAGTCATATCAGAGGTAATTTCTACTTCTTGGAAGACAATTAAAACCTTTAAACAAATCCTGTCATGAATAGACTATGAAACAGCTTATGCTATGAATAGATTATGAATAGACTATGAAGAGACTATGGAAGCCCAttttcttcttaaaaaaaaagcctTTTTTTAATCTATTCAAACAAAAACtccttcaaaattagaaaaaacaagaaatatacaccAAATTATTCTCGGCATCTGACCAGTTTATACTACATAATGATACCGGTATTTGACCATGTATGTCGCTATCCCCTTACAGGAACCAACTTGAACCTCAAAACCGCACTTTACAACTTACAATTCTCAAGTTATTATCTCAAATAAGGGATCCAAAGTCGGAAACCTGCATGTTAAGTATGCCAGATTAGAACTCTGTATTAAAATGACAATCATGAGAGAAATTTATAAAGTTCTAATCTTAACTAGACTCACAAATTAAAGTATAAAAATAAAACTGCACTTGTCACACATTTACACAGATTTGTCCTCATCAAGCATTTACGATTACTCGCGGTAGAAAGAATATCCcaacttgttttcttcttttttttaaaaaaaaaaaggagattctCTGCATCAACTATCTCCAAAActttctaatacaaaagaagctcCTATTGGAACTTCTCCCTTTGTTTTTTCACATCTAGTATCTCTAATTACTAACAAATGGAGAATCTCACATAAAAGAACACAAACACGACTCGGGTCGATAAAACATTTAAGGAAACTAAAATTCgacattgcaaaaaaaaaaacagagaagagAGATCACCAGCGATTCAATTGTCACCAAGAAGCCTTCATTGCCTGCAGATAGAATTCAGAAAATCTATGCTGCTCAGCGATCTCGGTGCTGTACcacaataaaataaacaaagtaTGCTTCCATTCAACCAACTAAAAACAAAAGAGAGCAGTAAAGGAATAGAAATAATTCTTTCTAGAGCAACTTTTTATGTTTTGAAACTTCATTCTGCAATTACCTTTTCTGAAGAAATTCTTGGGTGGCAAAGCCTCCCTCCATCTCATCTCATCTCCCCTCGCTCTCTCTCTGATTTTTTGCAGCGGTCTCTGAGATCAGAGATTCCGTCACTTTTGACGGAAGGCAGTTGAAGGGATCATATAAGAAAAAGTTGATGGGTTGGCATGCAGCCCACTTTATAAGAAAATCCAAGGTTTAGATTCTTTGtcgctttttctttttatttatatatatatatatatatatatatatatatatatatatatatatatatatatatatatatatataataaaactcTATACCCACAAAGAGGCAAATCAACCCCATGAATTGCATGAAGGCCCTTCTTCCACAGCACTCCCCCTCCTGTGGTCCTGTGGAGTACGACAATGCACCGATGCACTACTTCAGGGAAAATATCTGGTAGCATATTGGATCCTAGGCATTAATTCTATTGGTTTAACCATGGTGCGGTCATGTTCCCAAGCACCGTTAATTAGTGTTATCTTGGGATATACGGTGAAAACTTTACATGCTGAAGTTCCCCATGAATAGATTGATTGGAACTTCTGATAAAAACCCACCAGTATTAAAGATACTTTGTCTTCTGTTTCAAGAGCAATGAATGCAATGGGGGAGCCACATAAATTATGACGCGTACCAACTACGAAGGCGTATTTGGTGAGAAGAGTTGGACtttagaatgaaaaaaaaaaagcgcagCTACCATTCAAACCATTTGTTTGGGGAaggttttatttttcttttgatttcaaagaaaaatagaatcttCAATcctttaaaatctaatttctactTTTTCTTAACATTTAACTTTTATTCTGATTTTGTTCTAATTTGATCATGAACCAAACACATTGGAAGATGTAGTTATATTTCAATATCGATTCTAACACATTTTGATTCTGATTTCGATTCTACTCGTGGaccaaacatatttttttaataaattaaaaaaataaaattaggagtaaattatacttatattcaataattcaaaaaactaacgTTTATCCTATTAAAATTTAGTTTTATCCTGGGTTTTAACTCATAACTTAATAAACTGTTAATCAAACTATTAACATTAAGTAGAacttaatattaaaaaatataaaaataattaaaataatcttAAATTACGTACCAATAACCCAAGGATATAAAgacattctttttattttaaaaaataatttttatataaaataaatgattttgcTGATGCCATAATTTATTTGTTCTTTAATGATGACTGTTTTTTGGGCGGCAATAAAGTTTATACCATGATACCGAGGAATTAACAGCAATGATGAATATTGTTGCAATGATTATTTTCCTTTCAATAGTGACTGATTATTTCACCAGCACCGAATAGATGGATTGAAGGACATTATAGAAATAGATGGATTGAAGGACATCATAGAAGTCAACCCAGAACTGACAGCAAAAAATGCTTTGGCAGTCTGAAGAACAATACCTCATCCTTATTGGTCAAGATTTGTACCTACAAACTTCACCCTAGACACtggtttatatattttttttttttcagtagaAACCTAGGGACACCAATCTTTttaatgatgattttttttggatgacaGTGAAGTTTATACTGCGACAACGAAAAATTTACCTCCATCTCAGAATTAGATATTGACCATGATATAACTGATTCATGCATAATATTATAGAAAATAGATACAAATTTTTGACTACTATTTAATATCGgcaatgaataaaaaaaataaaatttagaaaaacgaCATTTGTATATATTTTGACAATCCAACTAACAAAAATTTAAATGGAAAATAGAAGTTAATTACTTGGAGAATCCTACAAGCGAAAGTCTGCTCGTTGCATCTAAGGACATGGCCATACTTAAAAAAAACCAAAGCAAGCGATGTCACCACCGGTCGCCTCTCATGGTGAAGTGGAAAGCGGCCATGGATGCACCGCAGTTTGAACCGACTCTGGTGATCGGACCGAGGAAACGTAGACTCATACGGCTCTTTCCTTTGGTGCAATCACGGCTGACATCAGCATGGATTTTGTCCCACATTAGCTGACGTTGTTTCAAAGGCAGGCGCTTGATGTGGACATGTctatttcattatctttttttttaagaaaaaaaaacagactgAGGGAAAAAGAGTCTTTCAAACAAAATAAACTCCAAATACAAGCCATAAACCATAATAATAATCGGAGTAGTAgtagtatttttttaaaaaaaatagagagagaaggagagacttttatataaaatcaacaGTAGTAGTAAGTAGTagtagaaatttttatttttatatatatatatatatatttccttgTGTGTTTGTAGAAAAATGATCCAGGTCTGCAAACGTTTGTCACGGTCCAACAAAGAGGGCTGTTGCGGGGTTTTTTGGGCTCACGCAACAGCATAATCtcaaccgagccgagcagaaaaATAGACTGCATCCCTTACGagatattgtccgctttggatgCTACAGGGGGAGACATTTCCGGCCCGCGCGTTCAGCATTGACGGAGAGATGCCCTCACgattttgcccttcaaaaggcgcctcgtgagGAAAAGTTTTGGCCTCCCCATTATAAGGCATAGAGCTTTCCGCTAAACAGTCGATATGAGACTAAATTCGGACCCTCCCACAACACTTCCCTCTCAGCGGAAAGGTCCTGTGTCGGTTTTATCCGGACAGCCCCCCGGGCCTGAGAGGGGGGCGAGGGAGGGTACCCCTATCtggcgcgccatctgttgcggggttTTTTGAGCCTACGCAACAGCATAGTCtcaaccgagccgagcagagAAAGAGACTGCGTCCCTCACGAGGTATTGttcgctttgggcgctccggcccgcgcgttcAGCGCTACGGGGGGAGATATTTCTGGCCCGCGCATCCAGCACTGATGGGAggatgccctcacggttttgcccttcaaaaggcgcctcgtgaggaaagATTTTGGCCTTTCTATTATAAgacacagacctttccgctgaacggttgatatgggactaaattcgaGCCCTTCCACAATAAGGACAACCCTAGAAAACATTTTTCAAACAAATGATTGAAGAGTGAATGATCCAAGAAAAAGATTATGGATGGCAAGCTGCGCATagaaattattttgttttactAAATAATCTGAGTGCTGGATACGTCATTGGGCCAAGGAGTGCGAAACTGTTTCCCTCCAAGTGATCCAAGGACCAAGCCAAAATATGTCTCTCAAGCTACTTTTTTGGAGTTAGGATAGGACCAAGAGTATACAATCCAATGATCCGCATCCGGATTTCGATTGGATCAGATTTAGATATGCATTAGAATATtaaaaaatctgaaatttttgaatgcAGATATTGATgaattttaggtttttttttttggatttagaTTTGGATATTTTGATACAAAGGTACTTTAATTGAAATACCCAAATACCAATAATtagtttaaaaataatatacctTGGAACTTGCTTAATGTTTAACATGGATGATCATACATTTTTATGACCGATAAAAGAGTTAGTAATTACATTAattattcatacaacatatttgcCGTCCTCCTACTTCTTTTAAACCATCAAGATATTAAATTGTATCATATAGTATTATATTTATCTTTTACTCTAACAATATTATTCTTTACCAAATTTTGCTTATACATTCTGAGTAATCTTtgatttatatccatatccatttataagaaatatggatacaaattttaatatatgtttgatatccatattcatattcCGAGGCCTTATATCAATGTTAGATCAGTATCCACTTATTTTCGAACTCATGTTAACAGTCAACATGCTACtcaatcatatatatgtatgcatgtatgtataccACTATCTATATTAGTTTTAATATTTTTCGTTCCAAATATAGCTAAGACTTTTTTCCCACTTAAGAATCCTATATTATtgtcttattttcttctttttatggtgaaaaattgaaaatgcaaTAATGATTTTGATAAACATCAATAGGGTTCTTCTTAGAGATAGCCGTGTCGGGTCGGATAtaggttgggtcaaaaattagtCAATCTAAAcctaatctatttattaaagaaatcaaaaatttagatGTGAACCCCGACATTCTTATTAAATAGGGGTAATCCGATCCGACTCGTATAACCCATTTATTAAAAAAGTCAAGTTCGGTTAAATGAGTGGAACATGTTAAGTAGGTTTCTGACGGGTTAAATAGATTCAAACATGTTAAGCGGGTAGGGTTAAACATATTTTGAATAGATTAAACATGCCTTGAATAGGTTGGATAGGCTAAACGGATTATCTAACCCTTCCATACCCAaatattaaataggttaaataggtCAGATATATGAAACTTGAACCCAACCTGAATGCTGAACAAGTTAAATGAGTCGACCTATTTACGACCCAAATTCGTTTAACCCAAACCCAAATATGCTTATGGCAAATTGAACATGAATGTCAGATCACATTTTACCAACCTTATTACTATTATATTGCTTTTATATAGTGGTTTGAGGCCTTGGCGTGGCTCTACTACTTACCAACTTCTACCAAATAGAACAGGcgaatcagtttttttttttttaatatatatattaactaGTTTTACTACACGTGCATTgtaattataatttttcttactCACACTTTAATTCCAATCTTTAATCTAATTtccatatatttttattttgatatccTATTAATATATTCCTATTATTATTTAAGTATATATTGATGAGTATACAATAATGAAATAATCTAAGAACCTAGCTAATCCAACGAGAGCAAGttaaaaaatacaagaagatATAGATCCTATACCATTTCCATTTGATCCTTTATTCAACTTTTTCTAATATTCAATAAACAATATATCATAAAATAATATAGCCGTTAAAttacttgcttttttttttctttctaaaacATGGGATTTCAATAAATTTTGTGAAGGGATTTACTTGATTGGATTGTCTCCCATGAGAACTTGACAAGATTATACTTCCATTTTGTTTCATAATTTATCAAAGCAACAAACAGTTAAATTatccaaaatatatgaattaataatatttaatatttaattcaTTTTACTagcttagaaaataaaaaatgatgatACATTTATTTGTACCAATTTAATTCCCATCATTATTtgtaattttctatattatcaTTTGTTTCAAAAATATCCAATCCAAAAATTATTCATGATAATGGACAAAAAATGGCATTACCTACTTAAGTAACTATATATAGGATTGAAAAATTTTAGTgagaaataaattaatttactcTTTAGTTAAATTCAATAAAGACCTTACTAGCTTGGCCACTTGATATCCTGTGGCTATATAatcaataaatattgaaaaagaaggaaaaatgatcaactgcaaaaaataaaacttgGAGCTCTAAATGTGAAACCggcataataataaaaaaaaacagtaaGAGTTAGACTGgcaaattattattatatatatatatatatatttaataaaaaaaatctttataacAAAAAAGGGAAAATCTAGAAGTGTCTTGGAGTCCCCTGCCTTCAATTAACACATACTGCACCTATCACGTGCCTTGCACGTGAAAAGTACCAGTTCCCGAATCGGCCATCCCTAAGCCGGGCCCGATCTATTTCCGGTTCAGCGGGAGCTGTATTTACTTCCGGGTAAGGGTACGGGCGGTGATTGGAACTTAATCTCCTCCCTGCGAGAAGCTCGGTTGCCGAGATCCATCCCGTCTCCTTCCGTGCCCTGTTCTCGAAggatttagggttagggtttttgaAGTGGCGTCGATCGAAACCCTAATCGCGCTTGGGAATCGTCTGGAGGTCCGAATCCAAGCCATTCTTCAAGCCCTGGCGCTCCTCGTGGTTTCCGGTCGCCGAGAGGAACAGTGTCTCGAGGAAGCTaagttctttctcttttttctctacAGAAGTTAGGGTTTTTAAGCGATTTTCTGTCTTTCCGCTTCGCTTAGTTTTTGTTACTGGATCCGTTATTGAGAACTTCGGGCTTTCATTTCGATCGGAAAGGAGATTCGAACTCTGAATCTTGTGGGGCAAGTTTAGTATCATGAACGGGGtgcgaggaagaagaggaattaAGTCTTAGGTTTCGGtatctttcctcaaaagattgaGAAATTTGGAGCTTTTCTTTCCAGTGGTTGGAAGTTAGGGATTTTGTGGCAATCCCGAGAGAGGTGGTTTTGAGGGACTCTTCTGAAGAGTATCTCTCCATTTATGTGAAGTCCCTGGGGGAGGAACTTGGATTTTTGCATGGGTTTGCGGGAATCGGGGCGGTGCTGCGCTGAGGAGAAGGATCAAGAGTGAATAGGGTTTTGGGAGGAGATTTTTAATCATTTCTTGATTCAGAAATTCGCGGAGAAGCTTAAACTAGTTTTCATCAACTGTGGAGTTTAGTCCGGCTACCTAGTTCTGATCAGTTCGAAGAGCTCATTTATCAAGATGAGTGAGACAAAGGATAGCACTGAATCATCAGACCAAGAAATGCCAGAACTTTCAGAAGATGAGCAGATCGACGAGGTGGCTGAAGATGAGGACTTCTCACCTTTAATCGAGAACCCTATGGGGCAGAACTCTGAGTTGCAAACAGAAGCTTTTGCAGGAGCTTCTCGGGAACCTGCTTCTGTTGAACGGATTACTAGAAGCGATGACATACTGCCTGACCTCAAAAATGTTGCTGAAGATCCTGGTCTGCTGATTGAGAAGGACAAGGCCTCAGATCACAATGAGGCATCTGATATCAGGACTGGCAAGGAGAGCAAGATGGATAGTGTACAGTTGGAGAATGGGGGCAGATCTACTGCAACAGATAATAATGCAGCTCATTCTGAGGAATTTACGGAGGCCTCACTGAAACAGGAAAAGGAAGGTGGAGAATACTTAGCCCATGTGGAGGGTTCTAACCAGTCATACACTTTCAACTCTTTCCTGGATGGTGATGATTCTGGAACAGAGGAAGAGCAGGCAGCCTTCATGAAGGAGCTTGAAAACTTTTTCAGGGAGAGGAGCATGGAGTTTAAGCCACCCAAGTTTTATGGAGAAGGGTTGAATTGTCTCAAGTGAGTGCCGGGCCTTCAatcttttttcaatatttttgcttTGCCGTCATCATGAACAAGTTTTTTGGCACTTTGCTGGGACCAGGTTATGGAGGGCAGTGACTAGATTGGGTGGTTATGACCAGGTAGAGTGATGCAATTTTAACTGGGTTGTgctcttgatttttatggattacGTGAAATATCGTTTATTTATAGTAATTCAATAGACAGGAATAGAATATCTGGAGCGCAACTATGCATGTGGTTAGTGTCTTTTATGC
This portion of the Phoenix dactylifera cultivar Barhee BC4 chromosome 11, palm_55x_up_171113_PBpolish2nd_filt_p, whole genome shotgun sequence genome encodes:
- the LOC103705171 gene encoding AT-rich interactive domain-containing protein 3 isoform X2, giving the protein MSETKDSTESSDQEMPELSEDEQIDEVAEDEDFSPLIENPMGQNSELQTEAFAGASREPASVERITRSDDILPDLKNVAEDPGLLIEKDKASDHNEASDIRTGKESKMDSVQLENGGRSTATDNNAAHSEEFTEASLKQEKEGGEYLAHVEGSNQSYTFNSFLDGDDSGTEEEQAAFMKELENFFRERSMEFKPPKFYGEGLNCLKLWRAVTRLGGYDQVTSCKLWRQVGESFKPPKTCTTVSWSFRIFYEKALLEYEKHKIRTGELQVPISSLPDTIVSDHQVAGNQSSGSGRARRDAAARAMQGWHSQRLLGNGEVGDPIIKDKSAMPLLKRDKHLKSLLKRKKTSGLARAAKVAHTKVIRPQGDSMVVDVGAPADWVKINVRRTVSFSNKTYS